A single Anopheles funestus chromosome 2RL, idAnoFuneDA-416_04, whole genome shotgun sequence DNA region contains:
- the LOC125764389 gene encoding uncharacterized protein LOC125764389 isoform X1, which yields MKSTGTQRSLVKSVDDSTTNQAGVQSHSWEGSTVNKSNGEQLTMAGYQQRALSLRKPRIQRLLRHRYQEQLDQPSLHSVAKAKMMSRFTRIQVLSIIKLATMDKLRETGAGGPNDPTAQQRLSTEGGGAGGGGKAAGDGGSDEYHHQFYNTGRIGRRNALPDILGTHCTTTTADLSTQLGALSTSDCTGKASDASSSSIAAGNNGQLPPTTTAT from the exons ATGAAATCCACTGGTACGCAAAGATCTTTAGTAAAAAGTGTTGACGATTCTACCACAAATCAAGCCGGTGTGCAAAGCCACAGTTGGGAAGGTTCCACTGTCAACAAATCGAACGGCGAGCAATTAACTATGGCCGGATACCAGCAGCGGGCTCTGTCGCTTCGTAAGCCCCGCATACAACGGCTTCTGCGTCATCGATATCAGGAGCAACTGGATCAACCGTCTCTACACTCTGTTGCCAAAGCTAAAATGATGTCACGATTTACACGTATACAAG TGTTAAGCATTATCAAATTAGCAACCATGGACAAACTGCGCGAAACGGGTGCAGGTGGACCGAATGACCCGACCGCTCAGCAACGGTTATCGACGGAGGGTGGTGGTGCGGGTGGCGGCGGAAAGGCGGCCGGTGACGGAGGTTCCGATGAGTATCACCATCAGTTCTATAATACCGGCCGGATAGGACGCCGGAATGCACTGCCAGACATACTGGGGACGCACTGTACCACGACAACGGCCGACCTGTCGACGCAACTGGGTGCTCTCTCTACCTCGG ACTGTACGGGCAAAGCATCCGACGCAAGTAGCAGCAGCATAGCAGCCGGAAACAACGGTCAGCTCCCACCGACGACAACCGCCACGTAA
- the LOC125764389 gene encoding uncharacterized protein LOC125764389 isoform X2, translated as MDKLRETGAGGPNDPTAQQRLSTEGGGAGGGGKAAGDGGSDEYHHQFYNTGRIGRRNALPDILGTHCTTTTADLSTQLGALSTSDCTGKASDASSSSIAAGNNGQLPPTTTAT; from the exons ATGGACAAACTGCGCGAAACGGGTGCAGGTGGACCGAATGACCCGACCGCTCAGCAACGGTTATCGACGGAGGGTGGTGGTGCGGGTGGCGGCGGAAAGGCGGCCGGTGACGGAGGTTCCGATGAGTATCACCATCAGTTCTATAATACCGGCCGGATAGGACGCCGGAATGCACTGCCAGACATACTGGGGACGCACTGTACCACGACAACGGCCGACCTGTCGACGCAACTGGGTGCTCTCTCTACCTCGG ACTGTACGGGCAAAGCATCCGACGCAAGTAGCAGCAGCATAGCAGCCGGAAACAACGGTCAGCTCCCACCGACGACAACCGCCACGTAA